AATTACCAGCACATGGTTTCAGAGGTTGCGGCCAAGTTGCCGGGTGTTGTTATTCACCGGCCGGTTAGCGGATACCTGAGTTGGTGGGATGTCTCAGCGCTGAAGCTTGGCACCGAACCGGGCAAGGTCATTCTCGAGCGCGCCAAGGTAGCTGTGGTTGAGGGTTCAGATCTGGGTGGAGCGGCCGCCGCAAATTACACCGGGTTCATCCGATTTAATTTTGGAACCAGCCCTGCAAATATCACCGAGGCGATCGATCGAATCGCCGCTATCGGCAAATAAAAACCTAGATGGCCTTTAGCGCGGTTTCGATGTCGCGCACTAGGTCTTCTGGGTGCTCTAGGCCAACCGATAGACGAACAGTGCTCGGAGTAATGCCCATCTCTGCCTGAATTTCAAGCGATAGGCGACGGTGAGTGGTCGATGACGGGTGAGTCATCAGTGACTTGCTGTCACCCAAATTGTTTGAGATGTCGATTACCTGAAGCGCATTCATAAAGCGGAAAACCGAGTCCTTGTCGGCTTTGAACTGAATAGCAACGGTAGAACCGCCACCCTTCATTTGCTGCCTGGCAAGTTCGTGCCCCTCGTGTGACTTTAGGAACGGGTACGAAACCTTCTCGATCGCACGGTGGTTTTCGAAGGTCTCGGCAATAGTCAGCGCGGTGCTGCTCATTCTTTCGACGCGCATGTGCATGGTCTCGAGAGACTTGAGCATGACCCAGGCGTTGAATGAACTCATCGATGGTCCGGTGTGGCGGGTGAACGGAATAACCACGTCGGTGATGTACTGCTTGCTGCCCAAAATTGCGCCACCTAGGACGCGGCCCTGGCCATCGATGTGTTTGGTGGTTGAGTACATAACAACGTCGGCACCAAGCTCAAGTGGCTTCTGTAGAACCGGTGAGGCCATTACGTTGTCAACAATTACGGTGGCGCCAACTTTGTGGGCCAGGTCAGACACCATGCGGATGTCGGTGATCTCCATCAAAGGGTTGCTTGGCGACTCGATGAATACGGCCTTGGTTGGCTCGGCAAGTGCAGCGGCCCAGCCCTCAGGTGTGTTTTCTTCAACCAAAACGGTGTTGATGCCCCACTTAGGCAAAATCTCAGTGAGCACTACGTAGCAAGAGCTGAACATGGCTGCATAGGCAACAACGCGGTCGCCAGACTTGACCAGTGATGCCACCGATGCAAACATCGCGGCCATACCTGATGCAGTTGCGAAGCAAGCCTCTGCGCCCTCAAGTAGTGCCAAACGGTTTTCGAACTGAGCGACCGTTGGGTTTGAGAAACGGCTGTACAAGAAGTGGTCGGTCTCGTCGCGGAACGAAGATTCGGCCTGCTCAGCTGAGTCGTAGGTGAAACCGCTGTTTAGAAACAGTGCCTCGCTAGTCTCGCCGAAGCCGGTGCGGCTTAGGGCGCCACGGATAGCCTGTGTGTCTGGGTGCAATTGCCAGTCTGGCTTAGATTCATCGTTGCCGGCTTGGTAACCCCATGGGCGGTTTCT
This portion of the Rhodoluna limnophila genome encodes:
- the metZ gene encoding O-succinylhomoserine sulfhydrylase codes for the protein MTKRNRPWGYQAGNDESKPDWQLHPDTQAIRGALSRTGFGETSEALFLNSGFTYDSAEQAESSFRDETDHFLYSRFSNPTVAQFENRLALLEGAEACFATASGMAAMFASVASLVKSGDRVVAYAAMFSSCYVVLTEILPKWGINTVLVEENTPEGWAAALAEPTKAVFIESPSNPLMEITDIRMVSDLAHKVGATVIVDNVMASPVLQKPLELGADVVMYSTTKHIDGQGRVLGGAILGSKQYITDVVIPFTRHTGPSMSSFNAWVMLKSLETMHMRVERMSSTALTIAETFENHRAIEKVSYPFLKSHEGHELARQQMKGGGSTVAIQFKADKDSVFRFMNALQVIDISNNLGDSKSLMTHPSSTTHRRLSLEIQAEMGITPSTVRLSVGLEHPEDLVRDIETALKAI